In Methanooceanicella nereidis, one DNA window encodes the following:
- a CDS encoding ABC transporter ATP-binding protein yields the protein MESVVSISNVRKSYLMGRHELEVLKGVDLNIERGEFVSIMGPSGSGKSTLMNLIGLLDRPSSGEIAINSKVINGLNDVELSLLRGKEIGFIFQSFNLVSRMTALKNVELPMIFQNKDRNERTNVATKILKEVGLGDRMTHRPSELSGGQRQRVAIARALVNDPAILLADEPTGNLDTKTGEEIMQLFIDLNKKGRTVVMVTHDPDVASFSKRIVRLKDGEVIGDERN from the coding sequence ATGGAATCCGTAGTATCGATAAGCAATGTCCGGAAATCATATCTTATGGGCAGGCATGAGCTTGAGGTGTTGAAGGGTGTTGACCTGAACATCGAAAGAGGAGAGTTCGTGAGCATCATGGGACCTTCAGGAAGCGGTAAAAGCACGCTCATGAACCTGATCGGTTTACTGGACAGGCCCAGCTCCGGCGAGATAGCGATCAATAGTAAGGTCATTAACGGTTTGAACGACGTCGAGCTGTCACTGTTGAGGGGTAAGGAGATCGGGTTCATATTCCAGTCCTTTAACCTTGTCTCAAGGATGACGGCGCTCAAGAACGTGGAACTGCCCATGATATTCCAGAACAAGGACAGGAACGAGAGAACGAATGTCGCGACCAAAATATTGAAGGAGGTCGGCCTCGGCGATCGTATGACCCATCGCCCCAGTGAGCTGTCAGGCGGCCAGAGGCAGCGTGTGGCTATCGCCCGCGCCCTGGTGAACGATCCTGCAATATTGCTGGCGGATGAGCCCACCGGCAACCTTGACACCAAGACAGGTGAGGAGATCATGCAGCTTTTCATCGATCTCAACAAGAAAGGCAGGACCGTCGTAATGGTCACGCACGATCCCGACGTAGCCTCGTTCAGTAAAAGGATAGTGAGGCTTAAGGACGGAGAGGTAATAGGAGACGAAAGGAACTGA
- a CDS encoding preprotein translocase subunit SecD, with amino-acid sequence MANKKESGMWSRIFTDYRVIALIICLLASAIFLAPGFTNGQFTSNLKFGLDFEGGSWIKLKLISNDTISDETLDLTKEIMGNKINAYGLKDVPINTVRDDQGNAYMLIDFAGLSYDEAMSIVGTPGRFELRIQSHGNETEHILYGDDIAGVSPPTSQDGGLGQWGVSFRLSKEGALKFQQAAVKYDILGDPEGHQVIMLLDDREFHRAPISSDLAQHLLKEPVDIMIASTGTGEEGYAQGKEVYVHMSSGSLPVNVQVISSGQVPAEQGEMFKTVVIIAAILAQIAIGAIMYYRYQEPRIILPMFLTSLFEIFILLGVASFINWEIDLPSVAGIIAVIGTGVDQLIIITDEVMTTGKSPTTKKILQRMSQAFKIIVSAAATIVIAMIPLWYMGFGSLKGFAITTILGVLIGILITRPAYGRIISEILNR; translated from the coding sequence GAATCGGGCATGTGGTCCCGTATATTCACAGACTACAGGGTTATAGCCCTTATAATATGCCTCCTGGCGTCGGCGATATTCCTGGCTCCGGGCTTCACGAACGGGCAGTTCACTTCTAATCTCAAGTTCGGCCTTGACTTCGAGGGAGGTTCCTGGATCAAGCTAAAGCTGATCAGCAACGATACTATCTCCGACGAGACCCTTGACCTCACAAAAGAGATAATGGGGAATAAGATCAACGCCTACGGCCTGAAGGACGTTCCTATCAATACAGTAAGGGACGACCAGGGTAACGCGTACATGCTCATCGATTTCGCAGGCCTCTCGTACGACGAGGCAATGTCGATAGTGGGCACACCCGGACGTTTCGAGCTGAGGATACAGTCTCACGGCAACGAGACTGAGCACATCCTGTATGGCGATGACATCGCCGGAGTATCCCCTCCGACCTCGCAGGACGGCGGCCTCGGGCAGTGGGGAGTCTCATTCAGGCTTTCCAAGGAAGGAGCGTTAAAGTTCCAGCAGGCGGCCGTAAAATATGACATCCTGGGAGATCCGGAAGGACATCAGGTGATCATGCTGCTGGACGACCGTGAGTTCCACAGGGCGCCCATATCGTCTGATCTGGCCCAGCACCTGTTGAAGGAGCCAGTGGATATCATGATAGCCTCCACGGGAACGGGTGAGGAAGGATACGCGCAGGGTAAAGAGGTGTACGTGCATATGAGCAGCGGCTCGTTGCCCGTGAACGTCCAGGTCATAAGCTCCGGACAGGTGCCTGCCGAGCAGGGAGAGATGTTCAAGACAGTTGTGATCATCGCCGCCATACTGGCACAGATCGCCATAGGCGCGATAATGTACTACAGGTACCAGGAGCCGAGGATAATACTGCCGATGTTCCTGACCTCGCTGTTCGAGATATTCATATTGCTCGGAGTGGCCTCTTTCATTAACTGGGAGATAGACCTTCCATCGGTAGCGGGTATAATAGCCGTTATCGGTACCGGCGTGGACCAGCTTATCATCATTACCGATGAAGTGATGACCACAGGCAAGAGCCCGACGACGAAAAAGATACTTCAGCGCATGTCTCAGGCGTTCAAGATCATAGTCTCGGCGGCGGCCACTATAGTGATCGCCATGATACCGCTCTGGTACATGGGATTCGGCTCACTGAAAGGCTTCGCCATAACTACGATATTAGGCGTTCTCATAGGCATCCTGATAACCAGGCCTGCGTACGGTCGCATAATAAGCGAGATATTGAACAGGTAG
- a CDS encoding RDD family protein, with protein MEISDDTRRLLEKRVSKIVNNIDVHENDKKEIQKELLSHFYDASAGRAESRGSNRIEREDVEAVFAESEDPDEVASEYMKSYVDAFKRAGFGSRTVAYIIDVIIYGICLAALIIPIVMMSWFVRGYSPALETFFNYVQGIGALTFSIVYFMVIEGSFGTTPGKYFMNLRVLREDGTKIGYKESILRNIPKIINGLLVIDAILLLVLFGKEKQRGFDKVAGTIVIHTNKKQ; from the coding sequence ATGGAAATAAGTGATGATACGCGAAGGCTGCTGGAAAAACGTGTTTCCAAGATAGTGAATAATATCGATGTCCATGAAAACGATAAGAAGGAGATACAAAAAGAGCTCTTATCTCACTTTTACGATGCCTCCGCAGGAAGAGCCGAATCCAGAGGTTCGAACAGGATCGAGCGGGAGGATGTTGAAGCCGTTTTCGCCGAGTCCGAAGACCCGGATGAAGTCGCCTCCGAATACATGAAAAGCTACGTCGACGCTTTCAAAAGGGCCGGGTTCGGATCAAGGACTGTAGCATATATAATCGACGTGATCATCTACGGCATATGCCTCGCGGCCCTCATCATACCTATCGTGATGATGTCATGGTTCGTCAGGGGTTATAGCCCTGCGCTGGAGACTTTCTTCAACTATGTACAGGGCATAGGTGCGCTGACGTTCAGTATCGTGTACTTCATGGTCATAGAAGGCAGCTTCGGCACCACGCCTGGCAAGTATTTCATGAACCTGAGGGTACTCAGAGAGGATGGCACGAAGATAGGCTATAAAGAGTCCATCCTCAGGAACATACCAAAGATCATCAATGGCTTGCTCGTGATCGACGCGATCCTCCTGTTAGTCCTGTTCGGGAAAGAAAAACAGAGAGGGTTCGATAAAGTCGCAGGCACGATAGTGATCCATACGAATAAAAAACAATGA
- a CDS encoding PadR family transcriptional regulator — protein MREDIDKWLKELKKGSTKLSLLALLRTGDRYGYELISELEKRTSGVIVLKESNAYPALHSMESDGLVNSYWKETEEGLPPRKYYKITPKGEELLQEMIKEWKKYVLAMNKVWGLEDGNK, from the coding sequence ATGCGGGAAGACATCGATAAGTGGCTAAAAGAGCTAAAGAAAGGGAGCACGAAACTCTCATTGCTGGCTCTCCTGAGAACGGGGGACAGGTACGGCTACGAGCTGATATCAGAGCTTGAGAAGCGTACAAGCGGCGTCATAGTGCTGAAAGAGAGTAACGCATACCCCGCGCTTCATTCAATGGAAAGCGATGGCCTGGTAAACAGTTACTGGAAGGAGACCGAAGAAGGGCTCCCCCCCAGGAAATACTATAAGATAACCCCGAAGGGAGAAGAGCTTCTTCAAGAGATGATAAAGGAGTGGAAAAAGTACGTTCTCGCAATGAACAAGGTATGGGGGCTTGAAGATGGAAATAAGTGA
- a CDS encoding ABC transporter permease produces MKALDILGYAFADFASNKFKTMMSSLGIIIGVMAIVVMLTLGDGLYSGVSDQFGDLQLDTMFILPIDTSVQQGTMSFSVTMAEKPKPPAKFTDRDVNLLRTTEGVKEVQPKISVSGNVTYGADSRRVTVQGIIPQYEDKMAESVDKGRFLSPSDKNSVILGSKVANGTFGKVIRPGSYITISNFYTGESQTYTVAGVLKEMNGSILTGDPNSYIYMTTEGIKGFSDQDTYTEIWVQADSVETATEVGDRVSETLKKFHRNEGYTVLTQKMFASAINQIFDLIKYTLAGIGAVSLLVGGIGIMNVMMLTVKERVKEIGLMKAVGATTTDVRLIFLTESALLGFISGLIGVGIAVLVAGIVGSLAQLPMDASAQNILLGIAFGLFTTTIAGVYPANQASKLDPIEALRTE; encoded by the coding sequence GTGAAAGCGCTGGACATACTGGGCTATGCGTTCGCGGATTTCGCGAGCAACAAGTTCAAGACGATGATGTCCAGCCTGGGCATCATCATAGGTGTCATGGCGATAGTGGTAATGCTTACCTTAGGCGACGGCCTGTACAGCGGAGTAAGCGACCAGTTCGGCGATCTTCAGCTCGACACGATGTTCATCCTGCCTATCGACACGAGCGTCCAGCAGGGAACCATGAGCTTCTCGGTGACTATGGCCGAGAAGCCGAAGCCGCCCGCAAAGTTTACGGATAGGGACGTTAACCTGCTCCGAACAACGGAAGGTGTCAAGGAAGTACAGCCCAAGATATCCGTTAGCGGTAACGTGACCTATGGAGCGGACAGCCGAAGAGTGACCGTACAGGGAATAATACCGCAGTACGAGGACAAGATGGCCGAGAGTGTCGATAAGGGCAGGTTCCTGTCGCCATCGGATAAAAATTCCGTCATCCTTGGAAGCAAAGTGGCTAACGGCACATTCGGCAAGGTCATACGGCCGGGATCATACATCACGATATCTAACTTCTATACAGGCGAGTCGCAGACGTATACTGTAGCCGGAGTATTGAAAGAGATGAACGGCTCCATACTCACTGGCGACCCGAACAGCTATATCTACATGACCACCGAGGGCATCAAAGGGTTCAGCGACCAGGATACCTACACCGAAATATGGGTGCAGGCAGACAGCGTAGAGACTGCCACAGAGGTTGGCGACAGGGTCAGTGAGACGCTGAAGAAGTTCCACAGGAACGAAGGCTATACAGTGCTGACGCAAAAAATGTTCGCCAGTGCAATAAACCAGATCTTTGACCTTATAAAATACACTCTGGCAGGCATCGGCGCCGTATCGCTTCTCGTAGGCGGCATAGGCATCATGAACGTCATGATGCTCACAGTTAAGGAGCGTGTGAAGGAGATAGGCCTTATGAAGGCTGTCGGCGCGACCACGACTGACGTCAGGCTGATATTCCTGACCGAGTCGGCACTCCTCGGGTTCATCAGCGGCCTGATAGGCGTCGGGATAGCGGTCCTTGTGGCCGGCATAGTCGGATCGCTCGCCCAGCTGCCCATGGACGCTTCCGCGCAGAACATCCTCTTAGGCATCGCTTTCGGGCTCTTTACGACCACGATAGCGGGCGTATACCCTGCGAACCAGGCATCTAAACTAGATCCGATAGAGGCGCTCAGGACCGAATAG
- a CDS encoding DUF2193 domain-containing protein: MASQKAKTQKVKKTVNDQDIYSKMADEAINAQNADLKAINANRGGKFEISQAKPYIDAVNKMKPAGVQSKEVFDLHVRSVNSHYEILKSMAKTIRPEDDPMIEHYQTPAILEILYEEDPKFRKSVDVFINAIGKSEALIGRESVRRYGGFYGPTCVVDFAFVPGSTANVVNRILQTVDIPVEHKRAILSAKSWGMDTSYGIGGKFQSSIEEGKTVANAVKDEIKTLKMVYDSPMEAQGKLMDEARHSSFDVRKYMKQYMERMKPAVKAAMDAGVFYGNIVTVPAYCVGDIGHHISQSMYNMTKDDMVMEIINAVSKVMENTLKGAKGKFKNEYSVLSVATGATAAAATKILWMDGFTTMMVIDLLTKRFHNLVLTNPTRSPAAELHNVDFMDMIERGERILDHEPRGSGCTIQGIPVDLSPIQKNEVVMNPQRYTYPGCGITVRFSALMRLSDFPCLLTSEPVTATLMTNIIALHKDQPFSPARVCKFCSANYIDYKCAYCNWKEAV, encoded by the coding sequence ATGGCATCTCAGAAGGCAAAAACGCAAAAGGTTAAAAAAACCGTGAATGACCAGGACATCTACAGCAAGATGGCGGACGAGGCGATAAATGCCCAGAACGCGGACCTGAAAGCCATAAATGCCAACAGGGGCGGAAAATTCGAGATATCACAGGCAAAGCCATACATAGACGCTGTCAATAAGATGAAGCCAGCGGGGGTGCAGAGCAAGGAAGTTTTCGACCTCCACGTCCGGTCGGTGAACAGCCACTATGAGATCCTTAAGTCCATGGCTAAGACTATCAGGCCCGAGGACGACCCGATGATAGAGCACTACCAGACACCTGCCATTCTGGAGATCCTCTATGAGGAAGACCCCAAATTCAGGAAGTCAGTAGACGTTTTCATTAATGCGATCGGAAAATCTGAGGCGTTAATAGGAAGGGAATCTGTCAGAAGGTACGGGGGATTTTACGGCCCCACATGCGTCGTTGACTTCGCGTTCGTGCCGGGAAGCACGGCCAACGTAGTCAACAGGATACTCCAGACGGTCGATATTCCCGTAGAGCATAAGAGAGCCATACTTTCGGCAAAATCATGGGGAATGGACACATCCTACGGCATCGGCGGGAAGTTCCAGTCCTCCATAGAGGAGGGCAAGACCGTCGCGAATGCGGTCAAAGATGAGATAAAGACGCTGAAGATGGTCTATGACAGCCCTATGGAAGCTCAGGGGAAACTGATGGACGAGGCAAGGCACTCGTCATTTGACGTCAGGAAGTACATGAAGCAATACATGGAAAGGATGAAGCCGGCGGTGAAAGCTGCCATGGACGCAGGAGTTTTCTATGGCAACATCGTGACAGTTCCGGCTTATTGTGTGGGCGACATCGGACATCACATATCGCAGTCCATGTATAACATGACAAAAGATGACATGGTAATGGAGATCATAAACGCGGTCTCGAAAGTAATGGAGAACACGTTAAAAGGGGCTAAAGGCAAGTTCAAGAACGAGTACTCGGTGCTCTCGGTCGCCACCGGGGCGACGGCGGCAGCCGCGACTAAGATATTGTGGATGGACGGGTTCACCACCATGATGGTCATCGACCTCCTGACCAAGAGATTCCACAACCTGGTGCTGACCAACCCCACAAGAAGCCCGGCGGCGGAGCTGCATAATGTCGACTTCATGGACATGATCGAGAGAGGAGAGCGCATACTTGACCATGAGCCCAGGGGCTCGGGCTGCACTATACAGGGAATACCTGTAGACCTGAGCCCTATCCAAAAGAACGAGGTGGTCATGAACCCGCAGAGGTACACTTACCCGGGCTGCGGGATCACCGTGAGATTCTCTGCGCTGATGAGGCTCTCGGACTTCCCATGCCTGCTGACCAGCGAGCCTGTGACTGCGACACTTATGACGAACATCATAGCGCTGCATAAGGACCAGCCTTTCTCGCCCGCAAGGGTTTGCAAGTTTTGTTCAGCAAATTATATCGACTACAAATGCGCATATTGTAACTGGAAAGAGGCCGTTTGA
- a CDS encoding TetR/AcrR family transcriptional regulator, translating to MGRISKDPEERREDYINAAEELFLEKGYENTSASDIIKKIGLAQGTFYYYFRSKDDILEAVIYRYLERYGSALKNVADNNDINAMDKLQEIIHLSFNLRNNGDALEKYIFESSIARHEKFERNFNALIIPLLAKVVEQGMKEGLFEVDFPMETAEMLVVMLYYSFYSAKRSKDWEERYRKMWVAENLIKKALNARKCSLSLMN from the coding sequence ATGGGAAGGATATCTAAGGATCCTGAAGAAAGAAGGGAGGATTATATTAACGCCGCAGAGGAGCTATTCCTCGAAAAAGGGTATGAGAACACGTCGGCAAGTGACATAATCAAGAAAATCGGGCTGGCTCAGGGTACTTTTTACTATTATTTCCGATCGAAGGATGACATACTTGAAGCCGTAATATACAGGTATCTTGAACGATACGGGTCCGCCCTGAAAAACGTGGCGGATAATAATGACATCAACGCGATGGATAAGCTTCAGGAGATCATCCATCTTTCCTTCAATTTACGCAATAATGGCGATGCACTTGAAAAATATATTTTTGAAAGCAGTATTGCCAGACATGAAAAATTTGAAAGAAATTTTAATGCCCTTATCATACCTTTGCTGGCGAAAGTGGTGGAGCAAGGCATGAAAGAAGGGCTTTTTGAGGTAGATTTTCCCATGGAGACGGCAGAAATGCTGGTAGTGATGCTATATTACTCATTCTATTCGGCAAAGCGCTCTAAAGACTGGGAAGAGCGCTACAGGAAAATGTGGGTGGCTGAGAACCTGATCAAAAAGGCCTTGAACGCCAGAAAATGCAGCCTTAGCCTTATGAATTAA
- a CDS encoding TrmB family transcriptional regulator gives MNNLSTSLIESLKTLGLTEYEAKVYSALVLFDRTEVKQVYEYLDAPKPSVYQSLKTLMDKGLVQVVNVKPAIYRATPPKIALKHMMEIHKNAEETALEELEELERMSVQTETPDVLWTLYGDESIEHSIEELFTKANMSVKAILPDTHLHYLELLRDKDIPADVIVFREDMTIPEKYGLKHAKVYNAVDIDLTDLAPFAKYISNLPIPMENYKKFLMILIDSEEFIYIPPMPATVRSGITSRNPFIIGLISLVFQALLDRTPIIYPK, from the coding sequence ATGAATAACCTATCGACCAGTCTTATAGAGTCTCTTAAAACCCTGGGACTGACCGAATATGAGGCTAAAGTGTACTCTGCCCTCGTATTATTCGACAGGACCGAGGTCAAGCAGGTATACGAGTACCTTGACGCCCCCAAGCCGAGCGTATACCAGAGCCTTAAGACGCTTATGGATAAAGGGCTGGTTCAGGTAGTTAACGTCAAGCCGGCCATATACAGGGCGACCCCGCCGAAGATAGCTCTTAAGCATATGATGGAGATACATAAAAATGCGGAAGAGACGGCCCTGGAAGAGCTGGAAGAGCTCGAGAGGATGAGCGTACAGACGGAAACGCCTGACGTGCTCTGGACACTTTATGGCGACGAAAGCATCGAGCACAGCATAGAAGAGCTCTTCACTAAAGCGAATATGTCGGTGAAAGCGATCCTCCCTGACACTCACCTTCACTATCTGGAACTATTAAGGGATAAGGACATCCCGGCGGACGTTATCGTATTCAGGGAGGATATGACCATCCCGGAAAAGTACGGCCTGAAACATGCGAAAGTCTATAATGCCGTCGACATCGACCTGACAGACCTGGCGCCCTTTGCGAAGTATATTTCAAATCTGCCGATACCCATGGAAAATTACAAGAAATTTTTAATGATACTGATCGATAGCGAAGAGTTCATCTACATTCCGCCTATGCCCGCTACAGTGAGGTCGGGGATAACGTCAAGGAACCCCTTCATCATCGGGCTCATCAGCCTTGTATTCCAGGCATTGCTTGACCGAACTCCCATCATATACCCGAAATAA
- a CDS encoding MIP/aquaporin family protein has protein sequence MGEISLLKRSLAELIGTFTLVFLGTGAVVTAALLMDGWIPLLENTFNIGFDISSWLAIGLTFGLAIAVMAYVFGHISGTHINPAVTIALWATKRFPTNDAIAYIVAQLIGAALASFTVYFIWGTRSLDTGLGATAMFDGVTYLQAIVAETVCTFFLMLAVIGVAVDKRAPAGWAGLIIGLTVAISIVAIGNISGGSLNPARTFGPYLADFLLGGQDLWWQFPIYAIGPILGALIAAFLYDYIAGSSAK, from the coding sequence ATGGGGGAAATTAGTCTTTTAAAACGCTCACTAGCTGAGCTTATAGGCACATTTACGCTCGTGTTCCTGGGAACGGGAGCCGTCGTCACTGCCGCCCTGTTAATGGATGGCTGGATACCGCTGCTGGAAAATACCTTCAATATAGGCTTTGACATATCGTCCTGGCTTGCAATAGGCCTGACCTTTGGCCTTGCTATCGCTGTGATGGCATATGTTTTCGGCCACATTTCGGGAACTCACATCAACCCGGCCGTAACGATAGCGCTCTGGGCCACGAAAAGATTCCCGACCAATGACGCCATAGCATACATAGTCGCCCAGCTTATAGGTGCTGCACTGGCATCTTTTACCGTGTACTTCATATGGGGCACAAGGTCGCTGGATACCGGGCTTGGCGCTACGGCCATGTTTGACGGGGTCACATACCTGCAGGCTATTGTCGCAGAGACAGTGTGCACGTTCTTCCTGATGCTGGCCGTGATCGGGGTCGCAGTAGACAAAAGGGCTCCGGCAGGATGGGCGGGCCTTATCATAGGCTTGACCGTAGCTATCAGCATAGTGGCAATAGGTAACATATCAGGCGGATCGCTTAACCCTGCCCGTACTTTCGGGCCCTATCTTGCGGATTTCCTGCTTGGCGGACAGGATCTCTGGTGGCAATTCCCGATATATGCGATAGGACCGATATTGGGTGCGTTGATCGCCGCGTTCCTGTATGACTATATTGCAGGATCGAGCGCAAA